The region GCGCAGGCGCCGCGCCCTGCTCTCGTCCGGCCAGAGCGGATACGCGATGAACAGGTCGTCCACGCCCGCCGCCGCGAACGCCTCCGCCTCGCTCAGGGTCGCCACCGAAAGCCCGCGCGCGCCCGCCCGGAGTTGCCGCCCCGCGATCTCCGCGCACTTGTGGCTCTTGGCGTGCGGCCGAAGAGCGAAGCTGCCGGTCCTGGCGGCCTCGGCCATGCGGGCGATGTTCCGGTCCAGTACGTCGGCGTCCACCACCAGCGCAGGAGTGACGAGCCCTCCGGGCAGTTGCTCAAACATCACTACGTCCTCCCCAGTCCGCTACAGCCTCTCACTCCCCACACGCCTGTGTATATTAGGCCTCCGCCTAGGGCTCCTAGGTAATCAGCAAGACAAGCCGGATAGACCAGACAAGCCAGTGCTCCAGAGGTGGTCCCCATGGTCCGTGCCGGGCTCACGGCCGACCGTGTCGTCGAGGCCGCGGCCGATCTCGCCGACGAGGTCGGGTTCGAGAACGTCACCCTGTCCGCGTTGGCGCGCCGGTTCGGGGTGAAGGACGCGAGCCTGTACTCGCACGTCAAGAACCTGCAGGATCTGCGGACGCGGGTCGCCCTGCTGGCCGCGGGCGAGATGATCGACGGGATCGCCACGGCGGTCGCGGGGCGGGCCGGCAAGGACGCCCTAGTCGCCTTCGCGGGTGCCTACCGGACGTACGCGCTCGCACACCCCGGCCGCTACGCGGCCACGCACACGCCGATCGACCCCGCCGTCGGCGCCGCGTCCGACGCGTTCCGGCGTACCGCCGAGATCACCTACGGCATGCTCCACGCGTACGGCCTGGCCGAGCCCGACCTCACCGACGCCGTACGGCTGTTGCGCAGCACCTTCCACGGCTTCTGCGCCTTGGAGGCGATCGGCGGCTTTCACGCGGCCAGGGACGTGCAGACCTCGTGGGAGCGGGCCCTCGACGGCCTGCACACGGCCCTGGAGCACTGGCCACGGAGCGAGCGGAAGGAAGAGGATCATGCGTGAGGGGCACTACGACGTGAGCGGCAGCGGGCCGCTGTTGCTGATCATTCCCGGCGGGGCCGGTCACCCCATGGGGCTGGAGGGCGCCGTCGCGCGTCTCTCCGAGCGGTTCACCGTGGTGACGTACGACCCGCTCGGCCTGTCCCGCGCCCCGCTCGACGGGCCGGTCGGGGACCAGCGGGTCGAGGTGTGGAGCGACCGCGCCCACCAGCTTCTCGACTCCCTCCTTCCGGACGGCGAGTCCGCCTACGTCTTCGGGAGCAGTTCCGGCGGGATCGTCGCCCTCGACCTGCTGGCCCGTTACCCGGAACGGCTGCGGCGCGTGGTCGCGCACGAGCCGCCGAGCATCGGCGTGCTGCCGGACGCGGTCCGGCAGCACGCGATGATCACGGAGGTGTACGAGATCCACCGTACGGAGGGGGTGGAGGCGGCGACGGCCCGGCTCGGCGCCGGTCTGGAGGGCCGGAGTTGGGAGCCCGGTCCACGCCCCTCATCCGCTGTCGCCAACGGGGGTGAGAGCACGCAGAACACGCCGATGGACATCTTCCTCGGCCACGTCCTGCGCCCCTTCACCTCCCACGCCCTGGACCTGGACGCCCTGAAGGGTCTGTCCTCCCGGCTCACGCTCGGTGCCGGAAGCGACTCCCGAGGCCAACTCCCCTTCCGCACCGCCGCCTTGCTCGCCGAGCTCAGCGGCGGTGACTTCGTCGAGTTCCCCGGCGGCCACCTCGGCGTCCTCCAGCACCCGGTCGCCTTCGCGAACCGGCTCACCGAGGCGCTGTGAGTCGCCCGGCGGAGGGAGGGATCAACCAGGCGCCGCGAAGAGCTGTACTGAGTACTTTCCGCTGACGGCAACGCCGGTGTCCGTGAACGAGCAGTTGACGATGTTGTCCTTGTGTCCCTTTGTGCTGCTCATCCAGCCGTCGACGACCTGCTTGGCGCTGGAGTCTCCCCAGGACATGTTCTCCGCTGACGGCCCCGCGTTGTAGCCGGCGTCCTTGATGCGCTGTTGGGGCGAGGAGCCGTCGGAGCCTGTGTGCGTTGTGATGTTGTTCTTGTCGGCGTCGTCCGCGAAGACCTTGGCGGCGTGGGTCAGCTGCGCGTTCTCGTGGAGGGCGGGGCAGTCGGCCTTGGCGCGTTCGGCGTTGACCAGTTGCAGGATCTCGCCGGGCGAGGTCTGCAGGGCGCGCGGCACGGCGGCGGGGACGGTGACCGTCGCCGCGGCGCCTGCGGCGGCCGCTCCGGTGAGCACCAGCAGAGGGGCCGCACACGCGGCAACGCAGACACGACGTATTCGATTGCTCTTGGTTCGCACGGGATTCCCTTTCGTCAGGGGCGGTCGGCAGCTCCCCGACATCGCGTGCGACGCAACGCGAGGAACGTGACGGCACCCTCCCCGCCCTTGGCCGTCACCAGCCCGCGGCCTCTTTCGCCGCTCGGGTGAGGGGCATGACAACGCCTCCTCGTACAACATCCACACTAAGCCCCACCACGCGGGCCCACGACTCGGGCGGCCCCCGGCGACACTGCGGGACCAACTCGCCGTCTCCGCCCAGGCGTTGAGAAGCCGCGCAATCACGTATGTGTGACGGATGCCGGGACGGCGACAGCGGTGGCGACTCCCAAGCGAAGGCCTCCCCGTCGACCGCCCTGTGCGTGCCGGTTCACCGTGGTACGTCGATCGGGGAACGGGCGCGGACGACAACCGGCGCCGCCGGCACTGGCATCAGAGGCGCGTGTCGGTATCTGCGGATTGGACGTCGTGATCGCCATGGCGAGGCGGAGACCGCGGTGCCAACCCAGGAGACGACGTTCGGCAACGCGAAGGCCGACGTTCTGGAGCACTTCGCCCCGGACTTACAGCGCGGTGACTTCGTCCGTACGATCCTCGAGTCACCGTGGAAGGAGTAGTCACCGGCCCGGTCGAGGTCTTCATGACCGCCAATCGCTACGGTGCGGACTACGACGTCCGAGTCGTCTCGCCCACCGGTGCCGGCGTCGTCACCCCCGAGCGGGTGACCTCCGTGCGCGCGGGGGCGTTCGTTCTCGCCGCGACCGGTGTCATGGACGGTCGGCGCGCCGCCACGCCCTGGGCCTGGACGCCCTGAAGGGTCTGTCCTCCCGGCTCGTGCCCCCTTCCGGCTGACCGAGGCGCTCGCGCCCGTGGCGGCGACCGAATAGGCCCCTGCTACATGGGAATCCCGAAGAGCTGAACCGCGTAATCGCCGGACGTGCCGACGCCGGTCTCCGTGAAGCTGCAGTTCAGCATGGTGCGCTTGTGCGCGGCGCTGCCGAGCCAGCCGTCGACATGGGCCTTCGACGAGTTGTAGCCGGGTCCGGAGACGTTCTCGCCCCAGCTTCGCCAGTTGTAGCCGACGCGCTCGAGCCGGGTCTCCTCGTTGGATCCGTCGGACCCCGTGTGACCGGTCAGATGGTGCGCGGCCATGTCGTTCGCATGGGTCTGGGCGGCCTGGGTGAGTTTCGCGTTCTCCTTCAGGGCCGGGCAACCCGCCTTGCCGCGCTCATCGTTGACCAGGGACAGGATCTCGCTCGCGGAACTCTGTTCCGAGACGCCGGGACGAGCGAGTGGCGCGGCGCCTGTCGGCGTCGTCGCCGCCACGGCACCGGCTCCGGCCGCTCCGGTGAGCACCAGCAGAGGGGCCGCACACGCGGCAACGCAGACACGACGTATTCGATTGCTCTTGGTTCGCACGGGATTCCCTTTCGTCAGGGGCGGTCGGCAGCTCCCCGACATCGCGTGCGACGCAACGCGAGGAACGTGACGGCACCCTCCCCGCCCTTGGCCGTCACCAGCCCGCGGCCTCTTTCGCCACTCGGGTGAGGGGCATGACAACGCCTCCTCGTACAACATCCACACTAAGCCCCGCCACGCGGGCCCACGAGTCGGGCCGACGTGCCGGAGGCGACGGTCTCCGCGCAGGTCAAGAAGGTGCAGCAGGCTTAAGAACTCGGTGCCTTTCGTGGTCCAGACGTCACGCTGTTGAGGTGGATCCTGATCTCTGTCCCGACTTCGTCGCTGCGGGCAGCTTGGCCGCTGCTCTGGAGCGACTGGCAGCCGAGCCGGCATGGATCGACATCAGACCTCGGGGACGTCGTCGTGGCGGCAGTGGCACGGGGAGAGGGCAGGAGCTTGAGCGAACTGCACGAGCTCTTCCCCTTGAGGCGCCAGCACCAAGCCCCGGGCCGGTGGGCCCGGGGCTTCGCCGTGCTTCTGTCACCGGCGGGTTCCACGACCGGTCAGCGGCGGTGTCACGGTCAGACGCGTCGTTGCCGGGCGTGTCTTTCGCCTCGGCCATGAGGACTGTGACGACGTTCTCAAGGACGTCGCCGTGCCGTCCGGATCTGTCGGCTCGTGCTCAGAGCTCTGCGCGATCCAGCGAAGCCTTGGTCGGCGCGGAGGTCATCCCGCGGCCGACCGCGTGGTGTGGGTGGGCTCAGGAGGTCGGGGCGACGAGCATGCGTTCGGTTCCCAGCTGGTTGGCGAGGGTATCGGTGTACATGGTGGTCTCGCCGTCGGACCAGCGGATGACGAGGTCGTCGGTACGGCCGTTGCCGGTGAAGTCGCCGGTCGTCAGGGCCGCGTCGCGCTTCCAGAGCCCGTTGGGGTCCAGGATGCGATGCTCGCCGCCGAGGCCCGAGGTCGTCGTACCGACGTAGTTGTCGAGCTCGCCGTCGGTCCAGCGCACCATGAGGTCCCATTTCTGGTTGCCGGAGAACTCACCGGCCGTCAGGAGTGTGGCGTCCCGCCAGGTGTCGTTCTTCGGCTTCAGCTGGTGCTCCTGGCCGAAGGTGCCGGCGCTGACGTTCGTGTAGAGGGTCAGCTCACCGTCGACCCAGTGCACGACGAGGTCGGTGACGTACTTCGAGGCGGCGAAGCGGCCCGCGGCGATCTGAGTCGCGTTCTTCCAGAGGTCGTTGGGTTCGATCATCTGGGTGCCGGCCCAGTTCAGTCCTTTGGAGCCGACGTCGCCGTACAGTGTCACCTCGCCGTCGACCCAGCGGACCAGCAGGTCGAACTGGTTGGACCCGGTGAAGTCGCCCGCCGTGATGGTCTTGGCGTTCTTCCACGTGGAGTTCTTGGGCAGCAGCTGTCGCTCGGGATCGTAGCCGCCGTGTCCGTTGCCGGGGTAGAGCGTGACCTCGCCGTCGGACCAGACCACGATCATGTCGCTGTGGCCGGTCTGGCGGAAGTCGCCCGAGGCCATCAGGTTGGCGTTCTGCCAGGTGGTCGCCGCGCCGGGCAGCCAGGGGTCTCCGGACGGCTGGTACGGCGGCTTGTTGTCATCCACTTTCCGATGCGCGGCGGCGTCGGCGAACAGGTCCTGGGCGTCCTTGCCGTAGATCGGTGAGTAGGTCACCCAGTCGTCGTTGGCGTCGTTGCCACCGCCGTGGTATCCGCCGGTGTTGCCGATGACCTTGCCGGTGCCGTTGGTGCTGTTGTAGTCCTCGATCCACGGGCCGCCGGAAACGCCACCGTAGAAGCCGGTGCAGGTCATGCGCATCTGTCGGAAGCCTGGCAGCTGGGAGGTGCTGACGGGGCAGCGGACCGGTACGTGGTCGGGGTTGACACCGACGTCGTCGGGATAGCCGATGACGGTGACCTTGTGGTTGTAGCTGCTGGTCGGGGTGAAGGTCAAAGCCCCCGTGACGTCCTCCACCTTGCCCCGCGTGTTGGGGTCTACCTGCGCGAAGGCCAGGTCCAAGTCGGAGGTCGGTTTCTTGGTGTTCGCCTCGTAGCGCGGGTCTATGTACAGGCGGGACACCGGGTAGACGCCGGACGGCTGCTCGACGGCGGACCTGCCTATGCGGTACTGCGGAACGAAGATGCGGTGGGTGGCCCTCTCCAGGCCACGGCCGCAGTGTCCGGCGGTCAGGACGATGTCCTTGGCGGCCGTGTGTACGACGCTGCCGGTGCAGTACGTCTTCGGGCCGCCGAGCGGCTTGCCGTCGAAGAAGAACGTGCCCACCATCGGGTGGCCGAGGAAGTGCTCCGGGGTGGGGGTGCCCGATGGCGGCGGCTGGTGCGCGACGGCGGCGCCAGCCGTGATGCCGTGCTTCGATACGGCCGAAGCGGGGGCCGGCGGGGAGTCGATCGGGACCGCGTTGTCCATGCGGTCCGCCGTCCAGTACTTCTCTTCCTCGCTCAGACTCGGCCCCTCCGAGGGGGAGGGAGAGGAGGTTGGCTCGGCGGACTGCGTCGAGGACGCCGAGGGCGTGGCGGAGTCGGTCGGCTCACCGGCCCCCGCGACCGTCGACGGCGCCGAGGGTGCCGGCGAGTTCGGCGGGACCTGATGCCCGGTGCTGGGAGCCGCCGGCGATGCGGAGGCCGTCGGTGGGGCGG is a window of Streptomyces mirabilis DNA encoding:
- a CDS encoding TetR/AcrR family transcriptional regulator, with protein sequence MVRAGLTADRVVEAAADLADEVGFENVTLSALARRFGVKDASLYSHVKNLQDLRTRVALLAAGEMIDGIATAVAGRAGKDALVAFAGAYRTYALAHPGRYAATHTPIDPAVGAASDAFRRTAEITYGMLHAYGLAEPDLTDAVRLLRSTFHGFCALEAIGGFHAARDVQTSWERALDGLHTALEHWPRSERKEEDHA
- a CDS encoding alpha/beta fold hydrolase is translated as MREGHYDVSGSGPLLLIIPGGAGHPMGLEGAVARLSERFTVVTYDPLGLSRAPLDGPVGDQRVEVWSDRAHQLLDSLLPDGESAYVFGSSSGGIVALDLLARYPERLRRVVAHEPPSIGVLPDAVRQHAMITEVYEIHRTEGVEAATARLGAGLEGRSWEPGPRPSSAVANGGESTQNTPMDIFLGHVLRPFTSHALDLDALKGLSSRLTLGAGSDSRGQLPFRTAALLAELSGGDFVEFPGGHLGVLQHPVAFANRLTEAL
- a CDS encoding CAP domain-containing protein is translated as MRTKSNRIRRVCVAACAAPLLVLTGAAAAGAAATVTVPAAVPRALQTSPGEILQLVNAERAKADCPALHENAQLTHAAKVFADDADKNNITTHTGSDGSSPQQRIKDAGYNAGPSAENMSWGDSSAKQVVDGWMSSTKGHKDNIVNCSFTDTGVAVSGKYSVQLFAAPG
- a CDS encoding CAP domain-containing protein codes for the protein MRTKSNRIRRVCVAACAAPLLVLTGAAGAGAVAATTPTGAAPLARPGVSEQSSASEILSLVNDERGKAGCPALKENAKLTQAAQTHANDMAAHHLTGHTGSDGSNEETRLERVGYNWRSWGENVSGPGYNSSKAHVDGWLGSAAHKRTMLNCSFTETGVGTSGDYAVQLFGIPM
- a CDS encoding trypsin-like serine peptidase; protein product: MDNAVPIDSPPAPASAVSKHGITAGAAVAHQPPPSGTPTPEHFLGHPMVGTFFFDGKPLGGPKTYCTGSVVHTAAKDIVLTAGHCGRGLERATHRIFVPQYRIGRSAVEQPSGVYPVSRLYIDPRYEANTKKPTSDLDLAFAQVDPNTRGKVEDVTGALTFTPTSSYNHKVTVIGYPDDVGVNPDHVPVRCPVSTSQLPGFRQMRMTCTGFYGGVSGGPWIEDYNSTNGTGKVIGNTGGYHGGGNDANDDWVTYSPIYGKDAQDLFADAAAHRKVDDNKPPYQPSGDPWLPGAATTWQNANLMASGDFRQTGHSDMIVVWSDGEVTLYPGNGHGGYDPERQLLPKNSTWKNAKTITAGDFTGSNQFDLLVRWVDGEVTLYGDVGSKGLNWAGTQMIEPNDLWKNATQIAAGRFAASKYVTDLVVHWVDGELTLYTNVSAGTFGQEHQLKPKNDTWRDATLLTAGEFSGNQKWDLMVRWTDGELDNYVGTTTSGLGGEHRILDPNGLWKRDAALTTGDFTGNGRTDDLVIRWSDGETTMYTDTLANQLGTERMLVAPTS